TAAGCGCACTGTGTATCATGGCCATCTTTTCTGCCAATGACAACAACATCGTTAACTTTATTTTGTAATCACTATAAATCCGTATGAGAGATATTAAAAAGTACGGTATCCAGCACAAGAGGAAAGCTATGATGACTGATAATGATAATTTGACGGCCTTCCGTTTTGAATTCGCAACGAGGTCATTTCTAGTGCTCATGCGCATGCTCGGAGTATGACCAGACGTCACATGTCGGCCATGTTCTCTGATCTTCCCGTGCTCCTCGCCCGTTTCCGGTAAGCCTCGTTTCCATAGTGTTTTAATGATTTGCCAGTAAGAGTATGACATGATAATGGTTGGCACTACTAGAACGTAGCAGGCTAAAAAAGTCATGTAGACTTTCCGTTGCCACGGATCCGTATATCCCTTACTCCCACACTCGTAACTAGAGGTGCCATCAGGATggggtgattttttttcatattgcacaaaaataaacaattgTGGAGTCGCGAACATGAAAGCTAAAGTCCACGCCACTGCGACCTTTTTCCAAATCTTTGGCTTGCGTGCCAATGATTGCAGTGGTTTCACAATGACTTGGTATCTATCTATACTCATAGCAGTTAGAAGAAAAGTCGAGCTGGCAAGTGTGACTATCTGCCCATAGACGGCGAGTTTGCAAAGCACCGCCCCCAGGACCCACTCTCCGAAAGCAACAAATAAGATCTCCAGCGTCATGGTGACAAAACACACCGTCAAGTCTCCGATAGCGAGGTTAACGAGGAACACACTTATTCTCCGACGGCGGCGTTCTTTCTTGGACATGAGGACTGCTATCAGTGCAACATTGCCGAATAGCGTCACGACCATTGTAATCACTGTAATAGCTACCT
This genomic window from Lineus longissimus chromosome 13, tnLinLong1.2, whole genome shotgun sequence contains:
- the LOC135497954 gene encoding neuropeptide S receptor-like, producing MLGNQTMVWLLPTPNSTAQFQNPYLPYKLKWKTEVIIQVAITVITMVVTLFGNVALIAVLMSKKERRRRRISVFLVNLAIGDLTVCFVTMTLEILFVAFGEWVLGAVLCKLAVYGQIVTLASSTFLLTAMSIDRYQVIVKPLQSLARKPKIWKKVAVAWTLAFMFATPQLFIFVQYEKKSPHPDGTSSYECGSKGYTDPWQRKVYMTFLACYVLVVPTIIMSYSYWQIIKTLWKRGLPETGEEHGKIREHGRHVTSGHTPSMRMSTRNDLVANSKRKAVKLSLSVIIAFLLCWIPYFLISLIRIYSDYKIKLTMLLSLAEKMAMIHSALNPILYGLFNIKFSRLCPCFSRLKHAECWRRLRCCFRMRCSCNTFNRIYKNCFANCYGSNSKELLGTPEHVIARNHVTADRNYNMAETDQNWKVTVTVTVTNSDVLAHSGDVMATDDVMPDQTESTPACDIHVHSSYSGADSSSLAQSKESAPLLGKEMKEYISSV